In one Nicotiana tomentosiformis chromosome 6, ASM39032v3, whole genome shotgun sequence genomic region, the following are encoded:
- the LOC104085628 gene encoding mitogen-activated protein kinase kinase kinase 20-like: MAEALWKRVRTLGRGGFGVVSLGSTSNIQPAALERLPPLIAVKSCLLNRSGSLQEERAFLRMFEDSPYIIHCFRVNITQEDGVTLYNLLLEYASGGSLADRLQSYNSGKGLSEFEVRKHTRNIVLGLIHIHSRGVIHCDIKPDNILLVGTDETAKIADFGLSMTLEQSRAENQGLKGTERYMAPESVVDEEYGPEVDIWALGCTVYELMTGTPLWESDEDSQDSGILYRIEFEEPMFQNAKLSNEAQDFLKRCLVKNPSSRWTAKMLLNHSFLNSSKVADNIQPATKTTKKLGSYKIILRRPQQKIVFKTQPHNRDLIVEH; this comes from the coding sequence atggcagaAGCCTTGTGGAAGAGAGTGAGGACGCTGGGTAGAGGTGGGTTTGGAGTTGTTTCTTTAGGTTCGACGTCCAATATTCAACCTGCCGCGTTAGAGCGTCTTCCACCTCTCATTGCAGTTAAATCTTGCTTACTCAATCGTTCTGGATCCTTGCAAGAAGAAAGGGCATTTCTCCGCATGTTTGAAGATTCGCCTTACATTATTCACTGTTTCAGAGTTAATATTACACAAGAAGATGGCGTCACCCTTTACAACTTACTGCTCGAATATGCCTCCGGAGGAAGCTTAGCCGATCGTCTTCAGAGCTACAATTCGGGGAAAGGACTGTCAGAGTTTGAAGTTAGAAAACACACCAGGAACATCGTTTTAGGGCTCATTCACATACACAGCAGAGGAGTTATTCACTGTGACATCAAGCCAGATAATATTCTTCTTGTGGGAACTGATGAAACTGCCAAGATCGCAGATTTCGGGCTCTCAATGACTTTGGAACAGAGCAGGGCAGAAAATCAGGGACTGAAGGGAACTGAAAGGTATATGGCACCAGAATCCGTGGTTGACGAAGAGTACGGACCAGAAGTTGATATATGGGCTCTCGGTTGCACTGTCTACGAGTTGATGACGGGGACACCGCTGTGGGAATCAGATGAAGATAGCCAAGATTCGGGTATTTTATACAGAATCGAGTTTGAGGAACCAATGTTTCAGAATGCAAAGTTGTCGAATGAAGCACAAGATTTTTTGAAGAGGTGTCTAGTCAAGAATCCCAGTTCACGTTGGACAGCCAAGATGCTATTGAATCATTCGTTTCTGAATTCATCCAAAGTAGCAGACAATATCCAGCCTGCAACAAAGACAACTAAGAAGCTAGGTAGTTACAAGATCATTTTACGCAGACCGCAGCAAAAGATAGTATTCAAGACACAACCACATAACCGTGATCTGATCGTAGAACATTGA